The nucleotide sequence GTCCGATGAACTGGAAGTAACGGCTAAAACGCCTGATGGCCAAATAATGGCCATGAGACATAGAGATTATAAGGTCCGGGGCTTACAGTTTCACCCTGAAAGCATACTTACAGAACATGGCAAGCAAATGATTCTGAATTGGATTGAGGGATGATTTTATGCCAGTTATCGTTTATTAAGAATAAATTGAAAAACAACCACCTAAAATAAAGGAACACTGTTCCAAAGAAATATTATCATGAAAGAAATATTAAATCACCTAATTGAGCACCAAACCCTTGGAAAGGAAGAAGCTAAAGAGGTCTTGAAAAATATCACTTCTGGGCAATATAATCAAAGTCAAATAGCCGCTTTCCTTACAGTTTTTATGATGCGTAGTATTACCGTTGAAGAACTTGGTGGTTTTCGAGAGGCCATGCTAGAGCAGTGTGTTCCGGTCGAAATAGAGGAGTATGATGCCATGGATTTATGTGGTACAGGAGGAGATGGGAAAGATACATTTAATATTTCTACCCTATCTTCATTTGTGGTAGCAGGAGCAGGCCAAAATGTAGCTAAGCATGGTAATAATGGTGTTTCTTCTATCTGTGGTTCCTCCAACTTATTGGCTAACTTCGGTTATCAGTTTACCAATGATATAGATGTGATTCGTAAAAACTTGGATGAAGCAGGCATTTGCTTTTTACATGCCCCATTATTTCACCCAGCGATGAAAAATGTAGGGCCTATCAGAAAAGAATTAGGTGTAAAAACCTTTTTTAATATGCTTGGTCCAATGGTAAACCCTAGTTTTCCGAAAAAACAGCTTGTAGGGGTTTTCAGTTTGGAGCTAGCCAGGCTATATGGATACCTCTATCAGAATAACGATGTAAAATTCAGTATTCTCCATGCTTTGGATGGTTATGATGAGATTTCATTGACAGGTGATTTTAAAATGATTTCAAACAGGGGAGAAAAATTATTTGACCCTGAAAACATTGGACTGCCTAAAATTTCGGCGGAAAGTATAAAAGGAGGAGAGACCATTGAAGAATCGGCTAAAATCTTTATAGATATTCTCAAAGGAAAAGGCAGTAAGGAGCAAAATGCTGTAGTTATTGCCAATTCTGCGGCCGCACTTTATACTGCTGACCAAAAACTCAGTTTTGAAGATGCAATTGAGAGAGCAGAAGCATCCTTAAAAGGTGGTGCTGCTTTGAAAAAATTCAATGCTCTAGTGAATCCGAAAACATCTATTTCATTAGCTTAAGTAAAGAACATGAACATTTTAGATAAAATAATAGCCCACAAAAAAGAAGAGGTTGCCGAGAGGAAAAGCTTGGTGCCTACTAAATTGTTGGAAAGAAGTATATTTTTCGATAATCAGGTTGTTTCGATGAAGAAATATATTCTTCGTGAGGATAAGACAGGAATTATTGCTGAATTTAAGCGTAAATCGCCTTCGAAAGGCTTGATCAACGGGACAGCCACAGTTGAAAAAACCAGCATAGGATATATGCAGGCAGGGGCTTCCGCTTTGTCTATTTTAACTGATCAGGAGTTTTTTGGCGGAAAAAACGAAGACCTTGTTACGGCAAGGAAGTTTAACTTCTGCCCGATTCTAAGAAAAGATTTTATTGTCGATGAATACCAATTGGTAGAAGCCAAATCTATTGGAGCTGATTGTATACTATTGATTGCAGCGGCTTTGGAACCACAAAGATTGGCTGAGTTGGCTAAGTTTGCCAAATCCCTTGGACTGGAAGTGCTAATGGAAGTGCATGATGGTGAGGAACTGGAGCGATCTGTCAATCCTGATTTGGATTTGGTAGGTGTTAATAACAGAAGTCTGAAGACCTTTGATGTTTCATTGGATACCTCATATGGCCTGGTGGATAAAATCCCTGATGAGTTTGTGAAAATTTCTGAAAGTGGTATTTCTGATCCTCAGACTTTGGTTGATTTGGCTGCCGCGGGATTTAATGGTTTCTTGATTGGCGAGAACTTTATGAAATCCATTAGACCACATCAGGCGGCATTAAATTTCATGAATAAATTCAAGGACTTAAGTCCTGATTTCCATAGTCAGAAAGCATAATATTATGTTGGTGAAAGTTTGCGGGATGCGCGAGCCTGGCAATGTGTCAGAATTGTTGGATAAGGTTTCTCCTGATTTAATGGGAATGATCTTTTTTCCAAAATCTTCCCGTTATGTGGGGCTTTCAAGTCCTGAGCTGGAAGTTGCCGACGTGGCCAAAGTGGGGGTTTTTGTGAACAGGCCACTGGCAGAAGTAAAGGAGATCGTTGATCAGTTTAATCTATCTTATGTCCAGCTTCATGGAGATGAAGGGCTTGATTACGTGCAGGAATTGAAGGGGCTTACCTCAGCAGAGATCATTAAGGTTTTCAGGGTAGAAGAAAGTATTGATTGGGAGGAACTGAAAGCACTTGAACCCTTTGTGAAGTATTTTCTTTTTGATACTCAGACAAAACAGTATGGTGGTTCAGGTAAAAAGTTTGACTGGTCCATATTGGAGGATTATCCTTTAGAAAAAACATTTTTGCTGAGTGGAGGCATTGATGGAAATAATGTTAGGAAAATTAAGGAATTAGCATTGAAAGTGCCTCAGTTGGCCGGAGTGGATATTAATTCAAAGTTTGAAATCGAAGCAGCCCTTAAGGATGTTGATAAGATCAAGGCATTTGTCGAGGCTTTGAGAAGTAATTAGTTTAGTAAATAAAGCTTGCCAAAACGGCATTAGAAATAGCGTTATGATAAAAGTTGATGAAAAAGGGTTCTATGGCAAATTTGGAGGGGCATATATTCCAGAAATGCTTTACCCAAATGTTGAGGAACTCAAGAATAATTATGAGCGAATCATGGAGTCGGATGACTTCAAGAAGGAATTTCACAGCCTGCTCAAGGATTATGTTGGAAGACCTACTCCACTGTACTTTGCGGAGCGACTTTCCAATCAATATGGCGCAAAGATTTATCTGAAAAGAGAAGATCTGTGCCATACAGGGGCCCATAAGGTGAATAATACCATTGGACAGATTATCCTTGCCAAAAAACTGGGAAAAAAGAGAATTATAGCCGAGACTGGTGCTGGTCAGCATGGTGTAGCTACTGCGACTGTTTGTGCTCTTATGGGGATGGACTGTACGGTCTATATGGGTGAGATTGATATGGAGCGACAAAAGCCTAATGTGGAGCGTATGAGGATTTTAGGTGCAAAGGTAGTGCCCGCTACTTCCGGGAGTAAAACCTTAAAAGATGCTACCAATGAGGCTTTGAGGCAATGGATCAGCAATCCGGTGGATACTCATTATATTATTGGTTCTGTGGTAGGTCCACATCCCTATCCAGAGATGGTAGCCAGGTTCCAGTCAGTGATCAGCGAAGAAATCAAATACCAGTTAAAGGAAAAAGAAGGTAGGGAAAATCCTGACTTGGTAATTGCCTGTGTAGGTGGGGGAAGTAATGCTGCCGGTGCTTTTTATCATTATTATAATACTCCGGAGGTGAGACTGGCGGCCGTTGAGGCTGGAGGTCTTGGTGTTAATTCTGGGAAGTCAGCAGCTACTACAGCATTGGGGACCCCAGGGGTACTTCATGGCAGTAAAACGCTATTGATGCAGACTGAGGATGGACAAGTGATAGAGCCACATTCCATTTCAGCAGGTTTGGATTACCCTGGCATTGGGCCGGTTCATGCCCATTTATTTGATTCTGGAAGAGGGGAGTTTTATGCAGTGGATGATGAAGATGCCATGAAAGCAGGTATTGAGCTTAGCAGATTGGAAGGGATTATTCCAGCTATAGAATCAGCTCACGCACTTTCTGCATTGAAACAAATCAAATTTGATGCTTCAGATATTATTGTGGTCAATTTATCTGGTAGAGGAGACAAAGATTTGGATACCTATATCAAATGGGGAGGCTATTAGGAAGTTAGAAGTAAGAAGTACGAGGTTGGAAGTCTGATGACTGAAGCGAGTAAGAATTAGCTAATAGTGACAGTTCAACAAAAATCACCACTAACCAATAACTAAACAAAATGAACCGAATAGATCAATTATTTAAAACAAAAACGGAAGGAGTCCTTTCCATTTACTTTACCGCAGGCTTTCCCCAATTGGAGGATACTTTGTCTATTATGGAGGCTCTAGAGGCTGCTGGTGCGGATATCATTGAGATAGGAATGCCTTACTCTGATCCTGTAGCAGATGGTCCTACCATCCAAGAAAGCAATAAGGTGGCCTTGGATAATGGCATGAGCATGAAGAAGCTTTTTGAGCAGTTGAAAGATATGCGTAAAACTGTTGCTCTTCCTGTGGTTTTAATGGGGTACCTGAATCCTATCATGCAATATGGAATGGAGGCTTTCTGTAAGAAATGCCAAGAAGTTGGCGTTGATGGTTTGATTCTTCCTGATCTACCGATGCAGCAGTATTTGGATGAGTATAAGGAATTGTTTGATCAGTATGATTTGAGAAATACTTTCTTGGTTTCCCCACAAACCAGTGAAGAGCGAATTAGAGAGATCGATCAAAAATCTGACGGCTTTATCTATATGGTTTCTTCACATAGTATTACCGGAGCAAAATCAGGAATCAGCGAAGAGCAGGTAG is from Echinicola marina and encodes:
- the trpD gene encoding anthranilate phosphoribosyltransferase; translated protein: MKEILNHLIEHQTLGKEEAKEVLKNITSGQYNQSQIAAFLTVFMMRSITVEELGGFREAMLEQCVPVEIEEYDAMDLCGTGGDGKDTFNISTLSSFVVAGAGQNVAKHGNNGVSSICGSSNLLANFGYQFTNDIDVIRKNLDEAGICFLHAPLFHPAMKNVGPIRKELGVKTFFNMLGPMVNPSFPKKQLVGVFSLELARLYGYLYQNNDVKFSILHALDGYDEISLTGDFKMISNRGEKLFDPENIGLPKISAESIKGGETIEESAKIFIDILKGKGSKEQNAVVIANSAAALYTADQKLSFEDAIERAEASLKGGAALKKFNALVNPKTSISLA
- the trpC gene encoding indole-3-glycerol phosphate synthase TrpC, with translation MNILDKIIAHKKEEVAERKSLVPTKLLERSIFFDNQVVSMKKYILREDKTGIIAEFKRKSPSKGLINGTATVEKTSIGYMQAGASALSILTDQEFFGGKNEDLVTARKFNFCPILRKDFIVDEYQLVEAKSIGADCILLIAAALEPQRLAELAKFAKSLGLEVLMEVHDGEELERSVNPDLDLVGVNNRSLKTFDVSLDTSYGLVDKIPDEFVKISESGISDPQTLVDLAAAGFNGFLIGENFMKSIRPHQAALNFMNKFKDLSPDFHSQKA
- a CDS encoding phosphoribosylanthranilate isomerase, with amino-acid sequence MLVKVCGMREPGNVSELLDKVSPDLMGMIFFPKSSRYVGLSSPELEVADVAKVGVFVNRPLAEVKEIVDQFNLSYVQLHGDEGLDYVQELKGLTSAEIIKVFRVEESIDWEELKALEPFVKYFLFDTQTKQYGGSGKKFDWSILEDYPLEKTFLLSGGIDGNNVRKIKELALKVPQLAGVDINSKFEIEAALKDVDKIKAFVEALRSN
- the trpB gene encoding tryptophan synthase subunit beta, whose protein sequence is MIKVDEKGFYGKFGGAYIPEMLYPNVEELKNNYERIMESDDFKKEFHSLLKDYVGRPTPLYFAERLSNQYGAKIYLKREDLCHTGAHKVNNTIGQIILAKKLGKKRIIAETGAGQHGVATATVCALMGMDCTVYMGEIDMERQKPNVERMRILGAKVVPATSGSKTLKDATNEALRQWISNPVDTHYIIGSVVGPHPYPEMVARFQSVISEEIKYQLKEKEGRENPDLVIACVGGGSNAAGAFYHYYNTPEVRLAAVEAGGLGVNSGKSAATTALGTPGVLHGSKTLLMQTEDGQVIEPHSISAGLDYPGIGPVHAHLFDSGRGEFYAVDDEDAMKAGIELSRLEGIIPAIESAHALSALKQIKFDASDIIVVNLSGRGDKDLDTYIKWGGY
- the trpA gene encoding tryptophan synthase subunit alpha: MNRIDQLFKTKTEGVLSIYFTAGFPQLEDTLSIMEALEAAGADIIEIGMPYSDPVADGPTIQESNKVALDNGMSMKKLFEQLKDMRKTVALPVVLMGYLNPIMQYGMEAFCKKCQEVGVDGLILPDLPMQQYLDEYKELFDQYDLRNTFLVSPQTSEERIREIDQKSDGFIYMVSSHSITGAKSGISEEQVAYFDRVKAMELKNPRLIGFGISDHATYSTASSFSNGAIIGSAFIKVLQNAENLQQDIKNYIQAVKNG